The Planctellipticum variicoloris DNA window CGCATCAAACCTGAGGCCTTCGTCCCGAATGCCGGCCGCAGGCTTCAGCGGGGTTCCCACGGAGCGCGATCCGGCATCCGCAATGCCATTGAGCGACAAGTGAATCGCAGGCGGAATTCCATCCGGTTTCCCAGGCAACGGAGCCAGCGCGGCGAGGATTTCGCCTTCACGGGCGGCAAGGTCCGTCACCGCGGCCGCCCGCAGCGGTGCGAATGCGCTCTTCGCCTGCGCGGTCGCAGCCTCCAGCTCTGTCAGCCGTCGCTGCTGGTCGGCATTCGGGACCGAGATTCTAGGCGGTGCATCGTGGCCGACGAGCAGTCCCTGTTCGGGAACGTTATTGAAGAAGGCGAAGAGCTGGTAATACTCGCGCTGCGAAATCGGGTCGTACTTGTGATCGTGGCACTGCGCGCAGCCGACGGTCAGTCCGAGCCACGTCGCCGTCGTCGTCTCGACGCGATCCGCGACGTACTCGATGCGGTATTCCTCGTCAATCAGCCCCGTTTCGTCGTTGGTCATGTGGTTGCGGTTGAAGCCGGTCGCGATGCGCTGTGAGATCGTGGCCTCCGGCAGCAGATCCCCGGCGAGCTGTTCGACGGTGAACTGGTCGAACGGCAGATTGCGATTAAATGCGTCGATGACCCAGTCCCGCCAGAGCCACATCTGACGCGGCTTGTCGCCGAAATAGCCGTCGGTGTCGGCGTAGCGGGCTGCGTCGAGCCAGTCGACCGCCATCCGCTCGCCAAAGTGGGGTGAAGCGAGCAACTGGTCGACCGTCGCTTCCCACGAGGCACGCCGGGCAAGTTCAAGTTCCTCCACGGTCGGCGGCAGCCCGATCAGATCGAAGTAGACGCGGCGGATCAGAGTGTCGCGGTCCGCGGAAGGGGCGATTGTCGTTCCATGTTCGGCGAGCTGCGCGGCGACGAATGCATCAATCGGATGCGTGACCCCCTCCACCTGCGGAACGGAGGGCTTGAGGATCGGTTCGAAGGCCCAGTGCCGCTGGTAGGTCGCTCCCTCGGCAATCCACCGCTTCAGGCGATCGATCTCGGCGGAAGTGGGACGCTTGTCGGTCGGGTGCGGCGGCATCTGCAAGGCAGCATCGCCGGTCGTCAGGCGGGCGATCAGCGCGCTCGCTTCCGGCTTGCCGGGCACAATTGCGATGTCGCCGGACTCCGCGGGCGAAATCGCGGCGGCCCGCTCATCCAGGCGGAGGCCGGCCTGCCGCGCCTGTTCGTCAAATCCGTGGCACTTCCAGCAATGCTCGGACAGAATCGGCCGGATCTCCCGATTGAATGAGATCGGTTCTGCGGCCGAAGAATGGGCTCCGACCGGACCGAACAGGCCGGCGAACAGCAGAACTACCGCGCCAGGGCCGTATCGCAGCGCAACGGCAGGCGGTGCATCGGTCGTCACGGCGGGACTCCCAGCTCACATCACGGAGCGTTGATGAGTATACCCGGGCGACTGTCGTGATGAAACGCCCTTCCTTGCTGGAAACGAGGAAGCCCTGGCGACCGCAGGCCGCCAGGGCTTCCCGGAACACATTGATCGTCGACGCGGCGACCGAGGTCAGGCATAGGGCCTTCCGCTGGTCGCCTTCTGCTATTCACTCTACATCAGCCCAGAATCTTCGTCCGCAGCGACGTCAGCAGGCTGACCGCGGCGCCGATGTCCTTCTTCTGCTGAACCGGGTCGTGAGGGATTTCCCGTTCGATCGTCAGCGGGCCGGTGTAGCCGATCTCCTTCAATGTCCGCAGATACGTCTCCATGCCGACGTCCCCGTCGCCCAGGGCGACTTCCCGGCCCCAGCCCTTGCCGCGATCCCCTTCAGCCGCCCATTTGGCGTCCTTGCAGTGAATACTGCCGACGTATCTCCCCACTTTCTTGAGAGCTTCGATCGGATCGCCAGTGCCGTAGAGGATCATGTTGGCGGGGTCGAAGTTGATGAACAGGTTCGGCCGGGCGACGTCGGCGATGAACTCCAGCAGGTGGTCGGCTGTTTCCTGCCCGGTTTCCAGGTGGACTTTCTGGCCGCCGGCGGACACGTAATCGAGCAGGTCACGCGTCACCGCGAGCAGGTCCTGGTAACTGGCGCTCGTCTTCTCCGGCACAAAGCCGATGTGAAGGCCGACGGTGTCGCAGCCCAGGAGCTTCGCAAAGTCGGCAATCTCCTTCATCTCCTGCACACGAGCGGCGCGGGTCGCTTCCGGGACCAGCCCGACCGTTCGCGCCGTCGTCGGGATGTCCGCGTAGCTCTCGCCTTCGAAACCGCCAAAGACACAGGTGACGGTAATTCCTGCGGCCTTGCAGCGGTCGAGAAACTTCTGAGCGGCCTCGGGCGTCCGGGACTCCTTGTGCGGGGCATGAAGCTGGACGGTGGGAATCCCCAGATCCTGAGCAACTTCCAGATGCACGCCCAGCCCGGCATCTACAGAGGCAAACACACCAATCGACCACGGCTGCATGGAACGACACTCCTGACCAGACGGAACGACGGTCTCAGACCGGCACATATGCCTGAGAGTTGATCGGAGATGCTACGGGAATTCGGGACACAGAACCAGTGACGGAAAGTCGAACCACGAATGACACGAATCGGCGCCAATGAAGACGGGGACAATGAGAGAAACCACGGAGAACACGGAAGTCACGAAACGGAACGAGCACCACAGCGAACTTGGCCGTATCCTGGCTCGCTTCTCCTCGATTCGTGCTGATTCGTGTCATCCGTGGTTACGTCTTTTCAGTCCGGTCGGGAGCGAGCCGATCGAGAGGGACGCCGAACAGTTCTGCGGCCTGGCGGCTCAGCGCCGTCCAGTCGAAGTGGTCCACGGTCCACTGCCGGGCGGCTTGGCCCATCGTCTGACAGCGCGTCGGATCCGCGAGCAGTTCCGCCAGAACCTTCGCCACGGGTTCGGGCGTCTCACACGGAACGACGAACCCCGTGACGCCCGGCGAAAGGGTCTCGGCGGTGCCCCCCGAATCGCCAGCGACGACGGGCGTACCGGACGCCTGCGCTTCCAGCAGGACCATCCCGAAGCCTTCGATGTCGGTCCCGATCTGTCGATTGGCGAGCACGAACACATCGGCCTGCTGGTAGGCCAGGCGCAGCGTTTCGTCGGAGACCTTGCCCATGAACAGGACATGATCGGTCTGGCCTTCCTTGGAGGCAAGTTCCTGCAGATACTTCAGATCTTCGCCGCCACCAATGATGGCGTAGAGGACGTCTGGAACGGTCTGCCGGATGCTCTTCAGGGCGCGGATCATCGTGTCCTGACCCTTGCGGCGCTGCAGTCGGCCCGCGGTCAGCAGGACGGGGCGGTCTCCCCAGCCGAGACTCTGTCGGACCGAGGCGTCGCGCGGGGCCGGAACGAAGTAGCTCGTGTCGACGCCGGGATGCAGCAGATGCACCCGTTCGGCGGGGACGCCCCACTGCTCGGTGACGACGCGGACGCTGTTCCGGCTGTTGGCGATCACCCCGGCGGCCTTGCGCAGGACGCGCCCGGTCATCCAGCGGAGCTGGCGGCTCGAGAGGGTGCCGGTCGCCCCCCCCTGCATGTTCGCGTTCACGTCTTCGCCGTGCACGTAGACCGTGTAAGGAAGTCCGGTGAATTTCTGCAGCAGCAGCGCCAGCCAGCCGCACGGGATACAGCGGCCGCAGTGGAGCTGAGTGATCTCGCGTTCGCGGATGGTCCGGCGGAGAGCCCGGAAGGCCTTCCAGTACTGACGCAGCGACGACCAGCGGGTGAGCCCCCAGTCCTGCAGCGTGAGAGGCGTCCGGACGACGTCCAGCGCGTGCGTGGCGTCGAACGTCGCCGCACCGGGATCGTCCCCCACCGCCAGCGTAAACAGGTCCGACGGCATGCGGCTGTAAGTCTCCCAGAACCAGCGGCCGCTGCCGCCGACCTTGGGGGGAAAGATTTCGCTGACGAGGAGGGTTTTCATGGGGGGAATTGTGGCCGAAACAGGCGGGAAGATGCCAGCTTGCCGGGGAGAGTCAGGAAAACTCCTACGCAACGGCCAATTCGGTCTTCCCCACGCCGGTCAGGCCGGCGAAGAGCATCGCCGAGGCCGGTTTGCCGGGGGCGGAGAGCCCCGCCTTGATCAGCCGCAGTTCGCGGGCGGCCGTTTCGACGGCGTTCGGCTGGCCGACCACGGCGGCGGAGAGGGCGGCGGCGAAGTCGGTCTCGTCGCCGCACCCCAGCAGCGTCTCGGCGGGAATGCCAGTCCGCTCGTGCAGCACGGCGG harbors:
- a CDS encoding sugar phosphate isomerase/epimerase family protein; amino-acid sequence: MQPWSIGVFASVDAGLGVHLEVAQDLGIPTVQLHAPHKESRTPEAAQKFLDRCKAAGITVTCVFGGFEGESYADIPTTARTVGLVPEATRAARVQEMKEIADFAKLLGCDTVGLHIGFVPEKTSASYQDLLAVTRDLLDYVSAGGQKVHLETGQETADHLLEFIADVARPNLFINFDPANMILYGTGDPIEALKKVGRYVGSIHCKDAKWAAEGDRGKGWGREVALGDGDVGMETYLRTLKEIGYTGPLTIEREIPHDPVQQKKDIGAAVSLLTSLRTKILG
- a CDS encoding glycosyltransferase family 4 protein, yielding MKTLLVSEIFPPKVGGSGRWFWETYSRMPSDLFTLAVGDDPGAATFDATHALDVVRTPLTLQDWGLTRWSSLRQYWKAFRALRRTIREREITQLHCGRCIPCGWLALLLQKFTGLPYTVYVHGEDVNANMQGGATGTLSSRQLRWMTGRVLRKAAGVIANSRNSVRVVTEQWGVPAERVHLLHPGVDTSYFVPAPRDASVRQSLGWGDRPVLLTAGRLQRRKGQDTMIRALKSIRQTVPDVLYAIIGGGEDLKYLQELASKEGQTDHVLFMGKVSDETLRLAYQQADVFVLANRQIGTDIEGFGMVLLEAQASGTPVVAGDSGGTAETLSPGVTGFVVPCETPEPVAKVLAELLADPTRCQTMGQAARQWTVDHFDWTALSRQAAELFGVPLDRLAPDRTEKT